The genome window CAAAAGAGTGATGAGTGAATATAGAAGATGTTCATTTAACAACATTGTCGCCTGAAGAGACCAAAAGTCTGGGGCAAAAAATCGGTGCGGCCATTGAATCCGGGATTGTTATAGCTTTAATCGGTGATCTCGGCGCGGGAAAAACCTTATTTATTCAGGGCCTTGCTTCAGGGTTGGATGTACCTTCGGAGCATTATGTAACAAGCCCTTCCTACACCTTGATAAACGAGTATCCCGGCCGGCTCAGGCTGTTTCATATAGATCTTTACCGGATAAACTCTGAAAATGATTTCGAAGATATCGGGATTTACGAAATACTTTCCGGCCGCGAAGTTGCGGCGGTAGAATGGGCGGAGAGGCTGAAAGAATCAATGCCGGCTGAATATCTATCCATTCATCTCAAGATAATCGATGATCAAAAACGAAAAATAAAAATAACTGCATATGGACCGAATGCTATTAATCTGTTAAAAAAGTTGGCTTAAAAAGGGCTTTAGTGAAGGAATAACCATGGCTTTAATTGTTCAAAAATACGGTGGCACTTCAGTTGCCGATACTGACAGGATTCGCAATGTGGCAGAGCGTGTAGCGGAAGAATACGATAAGGGGAATGATATGATCGTTGTGGTTTCCGCTATGGCAGGAGTTACAGACAGCATGACAAAGCTCGCCAACCAGGTTACTGACGCTCCTGAAAGCCGTGAACTCGATGTTCTTCTATCCACAGGAGAACAAACAACTGTCGCCCTGCTTGCAATGGCATTAATAGATATGGGCTATCCGGCCATGTCAATGCTTGGATACCAGGCAAACATTCGTACCAATGATGCATTCGGTAAGGCTCGCATTCTTGCTATTCACGCCGACCGTATGAAAAAACTTATCAAAAAAAGAAACATAATGGTTTTGGCCGGATTCCAGGGCTGTAATTTCGATGGAGACATAACAACTCTAGGCCGGGGGGGATCGGATACATCCGCAGTAGCAATAGCAGCAGCCCTAAAAGCTGATGTGTGTGAAATATTCACCGATGTAAAGGGTATCTATACGGCTGATCCCAACGTATGTTCAAAAGCGCAAAAATTGAATACAATATCGTATGATGAGATGCTTGAAATGTCTAGTCTGGGTGCCAAGGTTTTACAAATCCGTTCGGTTGAATTCGCGAAAAAATATAATGTGCCTGTACATGTCAGATCATCATTTTGCAAGGAGGAAGGAACAATGGTAGTTAATGAAGCTTTAAATATGGAAAGTCTTGTCGTGTCAGGCATAACCTGCAAAAAAAATGAAGCCAGGATAACACTTAAAAAAGTTCCCGATCAGCCTGGAATAGCGGCTAAACTTTTCTCTCCCATAGCCGAGGCAGGGATACTGGTTGATATGATTATTCAGAACACCCGCTCCGGGGGACAGACTGATCTTACTTTTACTGTCCCTCGGAGCGATTTTGACAAGGCCATAGAGATATCCAGGAAAGTGGCTGAAGAGGTTGGAGCTGAGGAGGTCTTGATAGCGGAAAATATTGCAAAAATATCCGTAACCGGGGTTGGAATGAAGAATCATTCCGGAGTGGCCGCTAAAATGTTTGCCACCCTTGCCGCCGAGAATATCAATATAAGACTCATAAGCACTTCTGAGATCAGGATATCATGCGTAATTGAAGCAAAGTATTCCGAACTTGCCGTGCGTGTGCTTCATACGGCTTTCGGGCTTGATAAAGATTAGGAATTTTCTCTAAAGGATCCGTCTGAACCAGGCGATAGACTCCCTTACAAACTCCCTTTGGTGAGCGGGGTTATTCATGGGATGATCCCCTCCTTTCTGAATGATCAGTTTTTTAGGTTTTGATGCTTTTAAAAAGATTTCCTCAGCGTCTGAAGGCGGCACAATTTCATCTTCATCACCATGGAATATAAGAATATTACGCAATTGCCCAAGACTGTCTGATAAATCAAAAATCAAGTTTTTTTTGTAAAACCGCAGATCTTCGGGTCTGGTTTTCTTAGAGCTTGCGGCTGCATCCACTATGGGTCCGCTTCTTACAGGAGCTGCAAAAACAACTATGGCTTCGGCATCAAGCTCAAGCGCTGTGCATAAACAGGCGGCACCTCCCATACTGCTTCCGAAAAGACCGGTACGGTCTCCTGTGTCGTCCCTCTCATGCATAAGCTTGACAGCAGATGACAGGTCCTGGCATCTGGATGCGAGTGTTGTAACTTCATAAAAATTGCCTTCGCTTTGACCTGCCCCGTGATGATCAAACCTGAAAAAAGCCAGACCCGCCTCATTGCACTGCCGTGCCAGGGCAATCTGTTTGGGCGAATTACCGCTGCTTAAAAGGCCGTGGGAACCTATCACAACCGATGGTCTGAGAATATCCGGCATATGCAGAACCCCCTTAAGGAGATATCCGCCGGATGAAAAGACAATATTTTTTTGAAAAAATTTCATTTCTCACGTAGGGGCACGATGCATCGTGCCCTATGAAGGTTTTTTGGCGATAACGCAGTGAAATTTATGTGGAAATCTATAACTTTTTTGAAATCCTGTTTTCTTTTAACCGTAACCTGGCTATCTGAAGCAGTTCTTTCATGGTGCCTGGCTGGTCAAAGCCATAATTGACAACCCCGGTAGTAAAAGCAATATCATATGTTTTGAATGAAAATTTATTGTGCCGCTCAATATTGCTTTTTAACCTTGCCATGATGGCCTTTTCCCCATTTTGAACAATCTCCAGCGCCAGTACAACAAACAACCCATCCTCTCCGAATCTGGCGATTACATCTGTTCCTCTGAAAGTATTTTTTAATATATTGGCTGCTGCTTTTATGGAGTTGGAGGCTTCAGCTTCACCGAATTTTTTTGTAATTGTTTCGAGATCGGCAAACTCCAACATCATAATTAATGTAGCTACTTTGTTACGCTTGGCCATATTATGCTGCTGTTCCGCAAGCAGGAGAAATGCCCTTTTGTTGTGCAATCCTGTCAGGCTGTCTTTTAATAAAAAATCAGGCATAACTTCGGGATTGTCCGCATCATTATCCTTCTCTTCCAGCATGTGCTCAAACTCAATCATCGCTTCCCTGTATTGTCGAAGTAATCCAATGATTTCGGAAGAAGCGGATGCATGCCTGATAAGCAGATAATTATTTTTGCCTAGAGAAGTTGAGACTGCCTGAAGATAATGGGCTTCATCATCCTTGTCTATTTCAGTCCACCATCCTGACTCGCTGGTTCCTGCAAGCTCTGGTTTTCCATTTACTAAAAAACCGGAATCATCTATGAAACCTGTCAGGAATGGAAAGATATCGGCAGGATTAACTATTCTCTCTTCTTTATTGTCTGATAAAAAAAAACATTTAAAGCAGGCCGGAATTTCGTCAGGCAGAGTAAATGACCCTTTATTTTCATGTTTCATCACAACCATATCCATGGCTGATAAAAAATTTACATTTGCAGGTTTGCTCATATAATCTCACCGTTTTTCAAGGGTTTTTAAGCATTTTTGCAATCAGCAACATAAAGGCCTTGTTAACACCCAGGCCGGTTTTGGCGCTTGTATTTATTACAGTCCAGCCCATGGCTTTCAAGCCGGCCAGCGTCCCTTTGGTTATTTCAGACTCTTTTGAAAGATCGGATTTGTTTACGACACAAATAAACGGAATTTTGGCCGAAATTTTTTCCGCCCTTTTCCGGATAGAGACCGCCCTGTTAAGGGTGAAAAATCGCGTGGAATCGATTACAATAATATAACCCTCCATATTACTCATAAGATTCGGACTTATTTCGCTAACTTTGTCTTCTCCTCCAAAATCCCATATATCGAGATCCACTTTTCGGTCTTCATAGTTTATCTCTTTTTTGCAAACTGTAACGCCGAATGTAAAATTATACTTCCCAGGAGAGGCTCCATAAGCAAAACGCCTCGCTATGCTTGTTTTGCCGGCAGCAAGGGCTCCGAAAACAGATATTCTCTTTTTTATAACCGGTTTCGGAATACTGTCATCAGAGATAAAAATTGTGGCATCATACTTCTGATTATCAGCCTCTATCGTCAGGCTTGCAGCCTTCATCATGGCCTGCTCTTCAACAGGGATTGATTTTTTGTACAGGTTTTTCATAAACCTGGCAAGTCCCCACATAGTCGGCCTTAATGAGAGCTCACGGATAGATGTCTCCACATCTGTCAGCATATCCCCGCAAGACTGATATCGCTTTTCAAGATCTTTTGCAAGGGCTCGATGTATGATTCTACTGATCGCAGGCGGCAGTTTATCAACAAGATTTTCAGGGGGCTCAAACTCAGCCTTTCTGGCTCTGGCCAGAACCTCCATAGTATTCCCTTTATATAGCCTTTCTCCGGTCGCCATTTCGTACAAAACAGCTCCGATTGCAAAAATATCGGAGCGAATATCCAGGTTTTTTCCCTCGGCCTGTTCAGGTGACATATACCCGACCTTGCCCTTGATCAGTCCGAATTGCGTGGCTTGATTCTGGCTGGAGGCCTTGGCAATTCCGAAATCAATAATTTTTACCTCTCCTTCATAAGAGATAAAGATGTTGGGAGGGCTGATGTCCCTGTGTATAATATTAAGCGGTTGTCCCTGAAAATTTTTTAGTGTATGAGCATAATCCAGTCCATTGCAGACACATGAAATAATCTGGAGGACTATTTCAAGATCAAACAGCCTGTTCTTCTTTTTTAGAGTACCGATTATGGATCGAAGATTCCTACCGAAGAGGTACTCCATAGCAATAAAATAATCTTTACCCATTTTGCCGAAATCATGAGTTCTAATGATATTTTCATGCTGAAGAAATGCTGCAAGTCTGGCTTCATTAATAAACGATTCTATCAGACCTTTTTCACCTACCAGATGGGGCAGAATTTTTTTAACCGCAACAAGTTTTTCAAATCCTTCGTCGCCAGTTATTTTGCCGCGATAGAGTTCGGCCATACCGCCGGTTGCTATCCGATCCAGCAACAAATATTTTCCGAATCTTTCAGGTTGAAGCGCACTCATAAGTATAATCAAGCTCTTTCGAGGTATAATTAAAAAGATAACCTTTTTATTATAACATTGTTGTTCTTTGGGTTTACTAAAAATAAATTTATATTTTCAGGTATTGACAGATTTAATATTTTTTTATTTATATTTAAATAATGCTAAGCAAAAAACATGCCTGAAGCCACTAAAACATATGTAATATGAAATACTATAGATTGTCAGATAATT of Desulfosarcina sp. BuS5 contains these proteins:
- a CDS encoding alpha/beta hydrolase, whose amino-acid sequence is MKFFQKNIVFSSGGYLLKGVLHMPDILRPSVVIGSHGLLSSGNSPKQIALARQCNEAGLAFFRFDHHGAGQSEGNFYEVTTLASRCQDLSSAVKLMHERDDTGDRTGLFGSSMGGAACLCTALELDAEAIVVFAAPVRSGPIVDAAASSKKTRPEDLRFYKKNLIFDLSDSLGQLRNILIFHGDEDEIVPPSDAEEIFLKASKPKKLIIQKGGDHPMNNPAHQREFVRESIAWFRRIL
- a CDS encoding GGDEF domain-containing protein; this translates as MSKPANVNFLSAMDMVVMKHENKGSFTLPDEIPACFKCFFLSDNKEERIVNPADIFPFLTGFIDDSGFLVNGKPELAGTSESGWWTEIDKDDEAHYLQAVSTSLGKNNYLLIRHASASSEIIGLLRQYREAMIEFEHMLEEKDNDADNPEVMPDFLLKDSLTGLHNKRAFLLLAEQQHNMAKRNKVATLIMMLEFADLETITKKFGEAEASNSIKAAANILKNTFRGTDVIARFGEDGLFVVLALEIVQNGEKAIMARLKSNIERHNKFSFKTYDIAFTTGVVNYGFDQPGTMKELLQIARLRLKENRISKKL
- the tsaE gene encoding tRNA (adenosine(37)-N6)-threonylcarbamoyltransferase complex ATPase subunit type 1 TsaE; this encodes MNIEDVHLTTLSPEETKSLGQKIGAAIESGIVIALIGDLGAGKTLFIQGLASGLDVPSEHYVTSPSYTLINEYPGRLRLFHIDLYRINSENDFEDIGIYEILSGREVAAVEWAERLKESMPAEYLSIHLKIIDDQKRKIKITAYGPNAINLLKKLA
- a CDS encoding serine/threonine-protein kinase, with the protein product MSALQPERFGKYLLLDRIATGGMAELYRGKITGDEGFEKLVAVKKILPHLVGEKGLIESFINEARLAAFLQHENIIRTHDFGKMGKDYFIAMEYLFGRNLRSIIGTLKKKNRLFDLEIVLQIISCVCNGLDYAHTLKNFQGQPLNIIHRDISPPNIFISYEGEVKIIDFGIAKASSQNQATQFGLIKGKVGYMSPEQAEGKNLDIRSDIFAIGAVLYEMATGERLYKGNTMEVLARARKAEFEPPENLVDKLPPAISRIIHRALAKDLEKRYQSCGDMLTDVETSIRELSLRPTMWGLARFMKNLYKKSIPVEEQAMMKAASLTIEADNQKYDATIFISDDSIPKPVIKKRISVFGALAAGKTSIARRFAYGASPGKYNFTFGVTVCKKEINYEDRKVDLDIWDFGGEDKVSEISPNLMSNMEGYIIVIDSTRFFTLNRAVSIRKRAEKISAKIPFICVVNKSDLSKESEITKGTLAGLKAMGWTVINTSAKTGLGVNKAFMLLIAKMLKNP
- a CDS encoding aspartate kinase; this encodes MALIVQKYGGTSVADTDRIRNVAERVAEEYDKGNDMIVVVSAMAGVTDSMTKLANQVTDAPESRELDVLLSTGEQTTVALLAMALIDMGYPAMSMLGYQANIRTNDAFGKARILAIHADRMKKLIKKRNIMVLAGFQGCNFDGDITTLGRGGSDTSAVAIAAALKADVCEIFTDVKGIYTADPNVCSKAQKLNTISYDEMLEMSSLGAKVLQIRSVEFAKKYNVPVHVRSSFCKEEGTMVVNEALNMESLVVSGITCKKNEARITLKKVPDQPGIAAKLFSPIAEAGILVDMIIQNTRSGGQTDLTFTVPRSDFDKAIEISRKVAEEVGAEEVLIAENIAKISVTGVGMKNHSGVAAKMFATLAAENINIRLISTSEIRISCVIEAKYSELAVRVLHTAFGLDKD